One window from the genome of Bradyrhizobium xenonodulans encodes:
- a CDS encoding thiamine pyrophosphate-requiring protein translates to MKLGTAIAEIMKREGIEILCGYPVNHLIEHAAKAEIRPVMVRQERVGVHMADAISRVTSGRTIGAFCMQHGPGAENAMGGVAQCYGESVPVLVLPMGYQRRLAHIEPNFNSSEAMKPFSKSSEPIILAAEVANIFRRAFTKLKNGRGGPVIVEIPADMWNEEVPEPLNYTPVLRTRYGADPVHVKEAAALLVGAKRPVIYAGQGVHYAQAWPQLKRLAERLAIPVTTSLGGKSSFPETHPLSLGSGGLAMPRAVPKFLADADVIFGFGCSFTETSFGVAMPKGKTVIHSTLDPNHLNKDVEARIGLVGDAGLVLDALLEEIGKTVTADRDASAVAAEIAASHKEWLAKWMPKLTSNDAPLSPYRVLWDLQHTVDINNTIITHDAGSPRDQLSPFWKSVEPLTYLGWGKTTQLGYGLGLAMGAKLAKPDKLCINVWGDAAIGFTGMDFETAVRERIPIMSILLNNFSMAIELKVMPVSTEKYRSTDISGDYAAMARAFGGYGERVTKPEDIIPAIKRGIQKTKEGVPVLLEFITSKETEVSRPGT, encoded by the coding sequence ATGAAGCTCGGCACCGCGATTGCGGAAATCATGAAGCGCGAGGGGATCGAGATCCTCTGCGGCTATCCGGTCAACCACCTGATCGAGCATGCGGCCAAGGCCGAGATCCGCCCCGTGATGGTGCGGCAGGAGCGCGTCGGCGTGCACATGGCGGATGCGATCTCGCGGGTGACGTCGGGACGCACGATCGGCGCGTTCTGCATGCAGCATGGGCCGGGCGCGGAGAACGCGATGGGCGGCGTCGCGCAATGCTACGGCGAATCCGTTCCCGTGCTGGTGCTGCCGATGGGCTATCAGCGCCGGCTTGCGCATATCGAGCCGAACTTCAATTCCAGCGAGGCGATGAAGCCGTTTTCGAAATCCTCCGAGCCGATCATCCTGGCTGCGGAGGTCGCCAACATCTTTCGCCGTGCCTTCACCAAGCTGAAGAACGGCCGCGGCGGGCCCGTGATCGTCGAGATCCCCGCCGACATGTGGAACGAGGAGGTGCCGGAGCCCCTGAACTACACCCCGGTGCTGCGCACGCGCTACGGCGCCGACCCCGTGCATGTGAAGGAGGCGGCCGCCCTGCTCGTGGGCGCCAAGCGTCCCGTGATCTATGCCGGCCAGGGCGTGCATTATGCGCAGGCCTGGCCGCAATTGAAGCGCCTTGCCGAGCGGCTGGCGATTCCCGTCACCACCAGCCTCGGGGGCAAATCGTCGTTCCCGGAAACGCATCCGCTCTCGCTCGGCTCCGGCGGGCTCGCGATGCCGCGCGCGGTGCCGAAATTCCTCGCGGATGCCGACGTCATCTTCGGCTTCGGCTGCTCCTTCACCGAGACCAGTTTCGGCGTCGCGATGCCGAAGGGCAAGACCGTCATCCACTCCACGCTCGATCCCAATCATCTCAACAAGGACGTCGAGGCCAGGATCGGCCTCGTCGGCGATGCCGGCCTCGTGCTCGACGCGCTGCTGGAGGAGATCGGCAAGACCGTCACCGCGGATCGCGATGCCTCCGCCGTCGCGGCCGAGATCGCGGCCTCGCACAAGGAGTGGCTGGCGAAATGGATGCCGAAGCTCACCAGCAACGACGCGCCGCTCAGCCCCTATCGCGTGCTGTGGGACCTCCAGCACACCGTCGACATCAACAACACCATCATCACCCATGATGCCGGCAGCCCGCGCGACCAGCTCTCGCCGTTCTGGAAATCAGTCGAACCCCTCACCTATCTCGGCTGGGGCAAGACGACGCAACTCGGCTATGGCCTGGGTCTCGCGATGGGCGCAAAGCTGGCAAAACCCGACAAGCTCTGCATCAACGTCTGGGGCGATGCGGCGATCGGCTTCACGGGCATGGATTTCGAGACCGCGGTGCGCGAGCGCATCCCGATCATGTCGATCCTGCTCAACAATTTCTCGATGGCGATCGAGTTGAAGGTGATGCCGGTCTCGACCGAGAAATATCGCTCGACCGACATTTCCGGCGACTATGCCGCGATGGCGCGCGCCTTCGGCGGTTACGGCGAGCGGGTGACGAAGCCTGAGGACATCATCCCCGCGATCAAGCGCGGCATTCAGAAGACGAAAGAAGGCGTGCCGGTGCTGCTGGAATTCATCACCAGCAAGGAAACCGAGGTATCGCGGCCGGGGACCTGA
- a CDS encoding VOC family protein produces the protein MLKLDHITVIAPSLAEGVLHVRNCLDLDIPFGQRHAYMGTHNHLLQLGDTVYLEIVALDPEADAPGRPRWFGLDDQDQVRSDWDEGRRLRGWVARTDMIDSIIARRGEIFGAKVALPAADPSFDFTIPNDGSLPLDGAAPSIIDRRGKPRSMAAIADLGARLTSFTLEHPEPVALETLYRALTIDRPPDIVRGSKLRYRARIETPGGPRELT, from the coding sequence ATGCTGAAGCTCGATCATATCACGGTCATCGCTCCGAGCTTGGCCGAAGGCGTCCTCCACGTTCGAAACTGCCTCGATCTCGATATTCCGTTCGGACAACGCCACGCCTATATGGGCACCCATAATCACCTGCTTCAGCTCGGTGACACGGTCTATCTGGAAATCGTGGCGCTCGACCCCGAGGCCGATGCGCCGGGTCGCCCGCGCTGGTTCGGCCTGGACGATCAGGACCAGGTCAGGTCCGATTGGGACGAGGGCCGCCGCTTGCGGGGCTGGGTCGCGAGAACCGACATGATCGATTCGATCATCGCCCGCCGGGGAGAGATCTTCGGCGCGAAGGTCGCGCTTCCTGCGGCCGACCCTTCGTTCGACTTCACCATTCCGAATGACGGATCTCTCCCTCTCGACGGAGCTGCTCCCTCGATCATAGACAGGCGTGGCAAACCCCGCTCGATGGCCGCAATAGCCGATCTGGGGGCGCGGCTGACGTCCTTCACGCTCGAGCATCCGGAGCCCGTCGCCTTGGAGACGCTGTATCGTGCGTTGACGATAGACCGGCCGCCCGACATCGTCAGGGGATCGAAACTGCGCTATCGCGCCCGGATCGAAACGCCGGGCGGGCCAAGGGAGCTGACCTGA